In the genome of Mercurialis annua linkage group LG8, ddMerAnnu1.2, whole genome shotgun sequence, the window aaatgatttgatttttaattttatcgaaTCAAATCGAACAAATGCTTCTCTAAACATTTGTACTAAGACATCTCAGGAATAGAACAGAAAGCCAAATCTAACAATCTAATTAGATCTAGGTGTTGCCCTACTGACACCAGTCTTCTGATCAATATCGACATATACACCGGGGCCAAATGTACGAAACAGTTCGAGCAAGTCGGGCTCTCTAGTGTCCTCGATAAATTGGTGACTGGCCGAATTCTCTTCATGCATACGCCTGTCTGATCCGGTTAAGCAACTATTAGCAATTCAAGACAACCATATAGAAACACTACTAATGGACACAATTGAGAACAATAAGTTAACAAAATTAAGCTATTAGAAAGCTACGATGTTGTTACTGTTTGTTGCAACTTGTAGTTGCTTGTGCATTCCAAAAATAAGAGTTCTTGTGGAAGTAAGTCGAGATACAGGCAAGTATGCTGCTAACCAACTGCAATCATAGAACATTCGTTTAGAAAGTGAAGCATAACCTGCTACAATGTACGAGTAAAAGAAggaaacaataattaaaaatctatATGCTGATGAAAATTCCGTTCCGGAATCATTCTCAGGTCCTCTAGAAAGTATATCTTTAAACTCCTGAGACATGGCGTAACACCTTCTTGTATCCTCCATTCTTTTAAATTCCGTAACCCTTCAAGCGAAAGAATTTAAAGTTGTCGAAAACAATGGGCGGAGCAAACcatttcatatcctttgtacgCACCATAAGACAGACATAAATCCCTCAGATTAGGCAGATTTTCTAGACTACTCATCGGATCATTTTGTAATCCTGAATACATCAATGTTCACTTTGTAAGAGTTTCTGGCAGGAATTGCAGGCTTTGATTTTCTGATATGCATCCGTTTAACTTTAGCTTCGTCATGCGATGAGAGTCTGagattttttccaaattcagaAATGAATTTTCCGAATTTATCTTCAATGACTCAAGATAATTGCCTGATCtaaaaattggagattttagAATCACCTTAGCTTCCCCTCTATCGTGAACTGCAATCCTGCGGACCGTAGTCAAATTTCGAGTACTACTAATAGTACCTGCCGCTGCTTTTTTCTTTTGATGCTCAATGACTGCAAGAAAACTTTCTTCTTTTGCTTTCAATAACCGCTTGTCTAGCATAAGATCGTGAATACGGAAAGTTTTGATGCCAAATGTCGTATGGTCTCTTTCGCTTACTTGAATCATGCATCTATTTGCTACTTCTTCTAAGTATAGCTCACCAACATCTTCCATCGTCTCATAAAACATCTTCCGGAGAAACCCAAGAAAGCAATAGAAGTGATTCTTGACATTGGTAAAATTATATACTATCTTAGCAAGTGTTGTTTTACCAAGTCCGCCCATGCCTACTATCAAAACAACTCGGAGATGATCTTCTTGTTACTTCAATTGATCCATATTAAATCGTTTAATGTGTCATCCAAAGTGATGATATCTTTCTCTTCGCCATCTCGATCAGTTCTCCTTAGTCGTCTTCTCATCTCACTCGCAGAAGTGGCAGACGCATCTGCTGCATCAACTAATTGGATGCTGCAAAATCTCTGCATATTGGCAAGAACGCGTTCAATTCTAGTATGAATTGATCAAATCTTGATCCCGATATCATGCAATTGTGGTGCCTTGAAAACCATGGTAACAGACCACCAACACCATCTCACgcttccttcttcttttttcggAATCTTGACGATAAATTCATCAATGACATCTTCTGCATCATAAGCAACATCAGTGAGTTCCGCTATACAATAGCGAACTACCTCCTTTTGATCATTCTTAATGTAATCTACatctttcaaaaaatattttattctcttcagttcatttttcaaaatctcaGTTTCTTCTCTTACACTAGAAAGAAAATTTGCCTCATTAATTAGTAGGTTGGATAATTTTTCTATAGCAACAGAAACAATGGCATCTGCCATTTGTGGTTATTGTTAGAAAAGAGAATTTGTGATTTGTAGAACTTAAAATTGAttgcatttaaaatattttaaagtgaaCTTAATTAAACTTTCCTTTTCCTCATGAATGGTAAAGTATAAAACCAGCTTCCTTGCTTATATCAATTGAAAGTAATGACACTTTTCTTTTACTCAGATTCTGCAATTTCCTTATGAACTTAATCAGTTCCTTCCTTCAAGTTCAAGATATTCATTAGAAACCAAAATTAACTAGAATGTCATAAAGTATTTGGCCTAATGGTCACCTCTATTTGTGCTTTTAAGAACATTTGTATTATGACAAAACACCCAGTAGTTACTCACATAAGCTTTATGATATATTTGCTTATTTAATTATGAAGTaataacaaaagaaaacaaaaaataacatTATCATCCATTTTTTGATCCAAATAAAGAGCCTattaaataaatcttaaataaaagattataaacaaaaaagtcCTCAAAGGAGAATAAAGAGACCTCAGGAATATAACAAAATAGCTGAAAGTTGTGACGAATTGTGGATGGAAATTCTAACAATCTAATTAGCTCTTGGTGTTGCCCACTCCACCCGAAGAATTAGATTGTCATAACCGTATCCGTTAAGCTTGTTGATAGCCCGCTCAGCGTCTTCTTTGTTAACAAAgttaacaaaaccaaaaccCCTGCTGACACCAGTCTTCTGATCAATAGCCACATAAACACGACTAACGGCGCCAAATGTACGAAACAACTCGAGCAAGTCGGGCTCTCTAGTGTCCTCCGATAAATTGGTGACACGAACAGAATTCTCTTCGTTCCTACGCCTCATATCTGATCCACTGGTTCGCTCAGCACCTGCTCTCATGCTTGGTGGCACATAAGCAGCTTTGGTGGTCCCAGAAGCGGCAGTTGCAGTCTCTGATGTAGCTGGTTTGTCAATGAAGGTTTCAGCTGGTTGTGCGAGATCCTTGTATGGGCACCGGGATGTCCAGTGGTCGCCTTTCTTACCGCAAGTTCTGCACACCATGAGAACAGCCCCAGCTTTACCTAACTGAGTCATGCTATCCCCTTGTAATTTGGATTCTTCCATTTTGGCACCTGTTAACATGTCAAAGGTTTAAAAATGAGaagcaaaattaaaaatatacaaaataataaacaacaattTCAGCCAGAAATTGCGCTTCTCGTTTGTAAAATATAACAGTAAACAATGTAGTTGATAGCATGCAAGTGACAGAATAAAACTTGTCCACCATCCAATGCCAAACAACAAAATGCTACTTTTGGTGGGCTCACTGACCATTCACATAATATAGCAGCCATACAGCTGGATAtgaatggctaattagccaccaTAATGACTTAACAGGCGCATAAATTTCAATACAAAAAGCAAcaaactaaaactaaaactaaaagcCCAAAAATGCAGGACTTATTACATAGTTAATGTAGTTGATAACATAACAGTGAAACTATAGTTCTTTTTCACAACTATATCTCATCAACAGATATTTTAGGTAAGCTTACTGACCATTCACACCAAAAAAACAGCCATAAGGCTAACATGTGACTGGCTAATTGGCTACCATACTATAGAATATTGAAGTCAGAACACAAATGacacaactaaaataaattaaaactcgAAGATAAAACAACCAAACACAATCAAACTTCGTAGTTGtcttaatttaatctaattccAAAACACAATTCAAcaccaaaataaataaatagataacCTAACTTTCAGCACAAAAGAAACCGAAAACCACAAGTTAGTTTGTATTCTATTGTTCACCAAATGATAGATCTTTTTTCCATATTTCTTTAACAAAAGAAAATTCTAGCTCTCTTAACGAATTAACATGTTAAAAAGCACTTACTTTCACCATATAtagaataaacaaaataaattttgcttTTTCAACCACAATAAAGATTAAGCCTTTTTCCAATTTCCATTCATAAAAACATCTATAACccattaaattaatactatttCGTTTAAAATTCTCAATAAAAAGACAAGACTAAAACTTTATCAATTTccaatttcaattctaaaaacaTCTAAAAACCCACTAAATTTATACAATATCGTTTAAATTTTCAATCAATTTCACATCATACCagcaaaaacaaatcaaatataaGTATCTTAAAAACTCAAACATTTGTCCCTTTGATTCAGTTATAATCTCTTACCAACACATGTTTGCATAATTTTAgattgaattattaaaaaaagtaataattgaGCTAATCTATTCTATTTCTTTAAGTATAACTTCTGAGTTCAATTTGAAAGCCTAAATTATACAAGATCTCAATTCTATCAAAACAATTAGCTCATGTTTGGGATTATTTACTACTAAAGATTGTCAAATCAACTGCTAAATAACATGGCAAAGATTTTCCAAAGTTAAGCACTTGCTTACAACACTAATTCCACAAAATCAATACAAATTCAAGTAGAATAGACCAACCAAAAGAAGTAAACCATACTGAACCCCCAATAAAGTCAAATCAAAAAGTACCAATCATAACCACAAATGAAACATCACATGAATcataaatacatatttaaatattcaaaacaCAGTCTTCAAGCCAGGCTAAAGTCAGAAATGATCAGCTAAAGAAGGAAGAACCGAACTTTAAGCTGAAAAAGAggcaaatttaaaatacaaattaagaAAGCTACTGACATGCGACTAATAATGGGTAATCAGAGAAACGAAGAGCAGAAGAGCTGGCAGCATTGTGAAGAATTCAACAAAACCATGTCAATAATAAAACCATTGTGCAAAATTCAACTACACTGAACTCTAATGAAATTGTTCATTATTTCATATTTCAAAAGGATCATATCTTCACTTATATAACACTAACCctaccaaaacaaaaaaaaagaaacaagcAAAATCTCCAATTTCAGATTTTAGAAACACTTT includes:
- the LOC126661160 gene encoding uncharacterized protein LOC126661160, which produces MPEATQKPMRWGELDEDEGEDLDFLLPPKQVIGPDEHGIKRVIEYKFNDEGNKIKITTTTRVRKLAKARLSKSAVERRNWAKFGDAVHEDVGARLTMVSTEEILLERPRAHGAKMEESKLQGDSMTQLGKAGAVLMVCRTCGKKGDHWTSRCPYKDLAQPAETFIDKPATSETATAASGTTKAAYVPPSMRAGAERTSGSDMRRRNEENSVRVTNLSEDTREPDLLELFRTFGAVSRVYVAIDQKTGVSRGFGFVNFVNKEDAERAINKLNGYGYDNLILRVEWATPRAN